The Pseudomonadota bacterium genome contains the following window.
TATTTCCGGATCTTCTGGTCTTCCAGTAAGAATTTCGCATAGTCCCGGTCGGCATACCAGGTGGACTCCCAGGTGCGCACAATATTTAGCCGCATACCGATTGGATTAACTTTCTGGCCCAAAATCTTCCTCCATGATCAAATTAAACTTATAGCGTTAACTTCAGCACCTATAAAGGACGTTTTTTATTGCTCGTCCAGTATAACTGTAATATGGCTGGATCTTTTTAAAATTTTTGTTGCCCTTCCCATTGCTCGTGGTCTTATCCTTTTCAGCATCGGACCGCCGTCAATATGGATGATCTTAATATAGAGGGTATCCACATCTATTGCCTCATTCTGACTGGCATTAGCTACAGCGGATTCAACAACTTTCCGTAAAATTCGAGCACCTTTCTTGGGCATGAAACGTAATGTGTTAATAGCGGTTTCAATATCCTTACCCCGAACCAGATCAGCGATCAGGCGTGCCTTCTGTGGAGAAATTCTTATATGCCGAGCAAGAGCTTTTGCTTCCATTTTGTCTTAACTCCTTATCGCGTTACTAAAAAAGTAATTAACCTTATTTCCTGTTAGCATGACCATAGAAGGTCCGGGTCGGGGAAAATTCTCCAAGCTTATGACCAACCATATTCTCAGTAACAAAAACAGGTATAAATTTTTTGCCGTTGTGCACGGCTAAAGTCAAACCGACCATATCAGGAGTTACATCTGAGCGCCTGGACCAGGTTTTTATAACTTTCCGTGATCCTGTTTCTTTGGCCTGTATAACTTTTTTCATCAAATGGTCATCAATAAATGGACCTTTTTTAACTGAACGTCCCATGGTTTCTATTCTCCTAGTTATGACCTTTTCTTGATGATATCGTTATCAGAGCTTTTTCTTTTTCTGGTCTTATAACCTTTTGTCGGAACACCCCATGGAGTACATGGATGTCGACCGCCGGAGCTCTTTCCTTCACCACCGCCCATCGGATGGTCATGCGGGTTCATCGCAACACCCCTGACTTTCGGTCTACGGCCTTTCCAGCGATTACGGCCGGCTTTGCCCATTTTTGCACTTTCATGCTCAATATTTCCAATCTGACCGATACAGGCTCTACATTTCTTATGAAAACGCCTCACTTCGCCGGAGGGCAATTTGACAAGGACATGATCTCCTTCCTTGGCCATCAACTGCGCTGAAACCCCGGCACTTCGAACCATCTGGGCGCCTTTGCCGATTCGCATCTCGATATTATGAATAACACTGCCTAACGGCATATTACCCATCGGCATGCAATTACCAATACGTATATCAACTGTTTCTCCAGCCTCAACAATATCCCCGAGTTTAATTCCGTGCGGTGAGAGAATATATCGTTTCTCACCGTCGTTATAAAAAAGAAGGGCAATGTTGGCCGACCGATTCGGGTCATATTCAATTTCAGCTACCTTGGCAGGAACGTCTACCTTATCACGTTTGAAATCGATAACACGGTACTTTCTCTTATGGCCGCCACCAATGTGTCTGGCCGTAATTCTGCCGTTATTATTTCTTCCGCCGGATTTGCTCAGTGGTTGGACCAAGCTTTTTTCAGGCCGTTTTTTGGACAAATCGGGATTAACGATCGAAACAAGTGAACGCCTTCCCGGTGATGTCGGATTATAGGTTTTTGTAGCCATTTGAAACCCCAAATTATTTGTAATTAAAAACCAGCATTTTTATTTAAATAGGCCGATCAAACAGGGTATCAAAGTCCTTCAAGAAAATCGACCTTGTTCCCTTCCATCAGAGAGACATACGCTTTTTTCCAGTCTCCAGTGTAACCGATTTTCTTGCCGACCCGTTTCATCTTACCGTGCATGTTCGCCGTCCGAACCTGTGAGACTTTCACATTAAACATTTTCTCAACAGCAGATTTTATTTCGATCTTATTTGCACGACGATCAACTTTAATGACAATCTGATTGTTCTCTTCCTGAAGCCCCATTCCCTTTTCAGTGAGACAGGCCTTCTTGATTACTTGATATACGTTCTTCATGACAGCAACCTCTTTTCAAGTTGCCCCAGACAGGGTTGAAGTAAAATTATATGCTTATAAAGAAGAATGTCAAAAACATTGAGTCCGGAAATCGGCATGACCTTGAACCCATGGACATTTCTTGATGATCTCTCAAGGTTTTCATTGCGATCAGGGGTGACAATCAATGCGCCTTCCAGACTGAATGCATTCATGACATTCAGAAATTTCTTGGTTTTTATTTCATCGAGCTGGAAATCATCAAGCACGATCATATTGCTTTCAGCATATTTGGCGCTTAGAGCCATACGAATTCCAAGTCTTCTGACTCTCTTGGGCAATTTGTATGAATAACTTTTGGGTTTCGGACCGAAAGTCGTACCACCACCGCGCCAAAGAGGCGACCGTCGACTTCCCGCCCGTGCTCTTCCTGTACCTTTTTGCTTCCAGGGCTTTGCACCACCGCCTTGTACCTCAGCTCTTGTTTTGGTACAAGCCGTCCCTGCTCTACGGTTGGCAAGCTGCATACGAACAACATCGTGAATTATATGAGTATCAACTTCAACCCCAAAGATCGAATCATTCAACTCAATCTCGCCAACCTTTTTATTTTCTATGTTCAACACTTCAGCTACAGCCATGGTACCGCTCCCTAAAGAATGGTCATCAAATCCGTTTATTTAGTAAATATATGCACAACACTCTCGTCACTGCCGGGAACCGGTCCCTTAAGGACCAATACGTTATCTTCAGGTCTGACATCCAGAATAATAACGTTCTTCTTAGTGACCAACTGGTTGCCCATACGGCCAGGCATTTTTTTCCCTGGAATTACACGGCTCGGCCATGCACTGCAGCCAATTGAACCAGGGGCTCTATGAAACATGGAGCCATGGGTCTTATTGCCGCCACTAAAACCATGACGTTTTATAACTCCCTGAAATCCACGACCTTTTGTAACACCGCTTATATCTATAATGTCGCCTACCTTAAAAAGGTCAGAAATTTTTATCTCCTGGCCTGTTTCATATAGATCAACATCATTGACGCGAAATTCTTTTATATGATAGAATCCGCCTTTGCCGGCTCGCTTCACATGACCTGCCTCGGGTTTATTCATCCGTGATTCCTTTTTACTCCCGAAACCGACCTGGATGGCATTATAGCCGTCCTTTGCCACAGTCTTTTTCTGAAGCACTACACAAGGGCCTGCCTCGATAACAGTAACACCCTGCGCGGATCCTTCTTCTGAATAAATCCGGGTCATCCCAAGTTTTTTACCTAACATTCCTACCGTCTTAGGCATTGTATTTACCCATTTCCAGTCTTTAATATTAATTCACATCACACATCAACGTGCATGTACCTAAGAAAAAAACTATCAGCGCCCTGATCAAACTCAATTTACAGCTTAATTTCCACATCAACACCGGCGGAAAGTTCGAGCTTCATAAGGGCATCAATTGTCTGTTGCGTCGGCTCAAGGATATCAAGCAATCTGCGATGAGTCCGCATTTCGAATTGTT
Protein-coding sequences here:
- the rplV gene encoding 50S ribosomal protein L22; this encodes MEAKALARHIRISPQKARLIADLVRGKDIETAINTLRFMPKKGARILRKVVESAVANASQNEAIDVDTLYIKIIHIDGGPMLKRIRPRAMGRATKILKRSSHITVILDEQ
- the rpsS gene encoding 30S ribosomal protein S19, which codes for MGRSVKKGPFIDDHLMKKVIQAKETGSRKVIKTWSRRSDVTPDMVGLTLAVHNGKKFIPVFVTENMVGHKLGEFSPTRTFYGHANRK
- a CDS encoding 50S ribosomal protein L23 translates to MKNVYQVIKKACLTEKGMGLQEENNQIVIKVDRRANKIEIKSAVEKMFNVKVSQVRTANMHGKMKRVGKKIGYTGDWKKAYVSLMEGNKVDFLEGL
- the rplB gene encoding 50S ribosomal protein L2, whose amino-acid sequence is MATKTYNPTSPGRRSLVSIVNPDLSKKRPEKSLVQPLSKSGGRNNNGRITARHIGGGHKRKYRVIDFKRDKVDVPAKVAEIEYDPNRSANIALLFYNDGEKRYILSPHGIKLGDIVEAGETVDIRIGNCMPMGNMPLGSVIHNIEMRIGKGAQMVRSAGVSAQLMAKEGDHVLVKLPSGEVRRFHKKCRACIGQIGNIEHESAKMGKAGRNRWKGRRPKVRGVAMNPHDHPMGGGEGKSSGGRHPCTPWGVPTKGYKTRKRKSSDNDIIKKRS
- the rplD gene encoding 50S ribosomal protein L4 encodes the protein MAVAEVLNIENKKVGEIELNDSIFGVEVDTHIIHDVVRMQLANRRAGTACTKTRAEVQGGGAKPWKQKGTGRARAGSRRSPLWRGGGTTFGPKPKSYSYKLPKRVRRLGIRMALSAKYAESNMIVLDDFQLDEIKTKKFLNVMNAFSLEGALIVTPDRNENLERSSRNVHGFKVMPISGLNVFDILLYKHIILLQPCLGQLEKRLLS
- the rplC gene encoding 50S ribosomal protein L3, with the protein product MPKTVGMLGKKLGMTRIYSEEGSAQGVTVIEAGPCVVLQKKTVAKDGYNAIQVGFGSKKESRMNKPEAGHVKRAGKGGFYHIKEFRVNDVDLYETGQEIKISDLFKVGDIIDISGVTKGRGFQGVIKRHGFSGGNKTHGSMFHRAPGSIGCSAWPSRVIPGKKMPGRMGNQLVTKKNVIILDVRPEDNVLVLKGPVPGSDESVVHIFTK